The Flavobacterium jumunjinense genome includes a region encoding these proteins:
- the hemA gene encoding glutamyl-tRNA reductase, with translation MDNTTGLKHTTFYAIGLSYKKADAEMRGKFSLDEKSKEDILLQAKEDGIESLILISTCNRTEIYGFSQHPFQLIKLLCEHSNGTVEDFQKVAYVYKNKEAINHLFRVGTGLDSQILGDFEIISQIKSGFVASKKLGLANSYKERLVNAVIQASKRVKNETQISSGATSVSFASVQYIMNNVEDIGNKNILLFGTGKIGRNTCENLVKHTKNDHIVLINRTKEKAEKIAGKFNLLVKDYANLQLEIQKADVLIVATGAQNPTIDSEVLKLKKPLLILDLSIPKNVNSNVSDIEGVTLVHLDYLSQVTDETIEKRKLHIPAAEAIIEDIIEEFLSWTKARKFAPTIHSLKEKLALIKQSELNYQRKKLDNFNEEQAEIISNRIIQKITTHFANHLKDEDTMVDESIEWIEKVFRLNN, from the coding sequence ATGGATAATACTACAGGATTGAAGCACACTACTTTTTATGCCATTGGCTTAAGCTATAAAAAAGCAGATGCTGAAATGAGAGGAAAATTTAGTTTAGATGAAAAAAGTAAAGAAGACATACTCCTTCAAGCAAAAGAAGATGGTATAGAATCTTTAATTCTAATTTCAACTTGTAATAGAACCGAGATATATGGTTTTTCGCAACACCCATTTCAATTAATAAAATTACTTTGTGAGCACAGTAATGGTACTGTTGAAGATTTTCAAAAAGTAGCCTATGTTTACAAAAATAAAGAAGCTATAAATCATCTTTTTAGAGTAGGAACGGGTTTAGATAGTCAGATTTTAGGAGATTTTGAAATTATCTCTCAAATAAAATCTGGTTTTGTAGCGAGTAAAAAACTTGGCCTTGCAAACTCTTATAAAGAACGACTAGTAAATGCAGTTATTCAAGCTAGCAAAAGAGTAAAAAATGAAACCCAAATCAGTTCAGGTGCGACTTCTGTTTCTTTTGCTTCTGTACAATATATTATGAATAATGTAGAAGATATTGGCAATAAAAATATCTTACTATTTGGTACAGGAAAAATAGGTAGAAACACGTGTGAAAACTTAGTAAAACATACTAAAAATGACCATATCGTTCTAATTAACAGAACAAAAGAAAAAGCAGAAAAAATTGCTGGTAAATTTAATCTGCTTGTTAAAGACTATGCTAACTTACAATTAGAAATTCAAAAAGCAGATGTACTAATTGTTGCTACAGGAGCACAAAACCCTACAATTGATTCTGAAGTTTTAAAACTAAAAAAACCGCTATTAATTTTAGATTTATCTATACCAAAAAACGTTAACAGTAACGTTTCAGATATTGAAGGAGTAACACTTGTACATTTAGATTACCTTTCTCAAGTTACAGACGAGACAATAGAAAAAAGAAAACTACACATTCCTGCAGCTGAGGCAATCATTGAAGATATCATTGAAGAATTTTTAAGCTGGACAAAAGCGAGAAAATTTGCACCAACAATACATTCTCTAAAAGAAAAATTAGCTTTAATAAAGCAATCTGAATTAAATTATCAACGTAAAAAATTGGATAATTTTAATGAAGAACAAGCTGAGATAATAAGCAATCGAATTATACAAAAAATCACAACTCATTTTGCAAATCATCTAAAAGACGAAGATACAATGGTTGATGAAAGTATTGAATGGATCGAAAAAGTATTTCGTTTAAATAATTAA
- a CDS encoding helix-turn-helix transcriptional regulator, whose product MSSFEEIKIEQDFTLLRFQNDSEIMERIEKQVKTGLIQFHFNLKGKAKFIFNQRSYALDLNEEKSLLLYNPQKELPLHLEVSPKTWVISVLISIKKFHALFSNEAEVIPFLSQENLDKKYYGEEDISPSMAIVLNQIFHYNQNSSIKNLYLKGKGYELMSLYFNQNEDPNAEHCPFLIDEENVLKIKKAKEIIIENMAEPPGLQELADRVGLTLKKLKVGFKQIYGDSVYSFLFDYKMEYARKMLDSGSYNVNEVGLKVGYSTSSHFIAAFKKKFGTTPKKYLMNLNLNV is encoded by the coding sequence ATGAGTTCTTTTGAAGAAATAAAAATAGAGCAAGATTTCACATTACTTCGTTTTCAAAATGATTCGGAAATAATGGAACGAATTGAAAAACAAGTGAAAACAGGTTTGATTCAATTTCATTTTAACCTAAAAGGTAAAGCAAAATTTATTTTTAATCAGAGAAGTTATGCATTAGATTTAAACGAAGAGAAATCGTTACTTCTTTATAACCCTCAAAAAGAATTGCCGTTGCATTTAGAAGTGAGTCCGAAAACATGGGTTATTTCTGTTTTAATTTCAATAAAGAAATTTCATGCCTTGTTTTCAAATGAAGCAGAAGTAATACCTTTTCTAAGTCAAGAAAATTTAGACAAAAAATATTATGGAGAAGAAGATATAAGTCCTTCAATGGCAATTGTTCTCAATCAAATATTTCATTATAATCAAAATTCATCTATTAAAAATCTCTATCTAAAAGGAAAAGGATATGAATTAATGAGTTTGTATTTTAATCAAAATGAAGATCCAAATGCAGAACATTGTCCATTCTTAATTGATGAGGAAAATGTACTTAAGATAAAAAAAGCTAAAGAAATAATTATTGAAAACATGGCTGAGCCACCTGGCTTGCAAGAATTGGCAGATAGAGTAGGGTTAACACTGAAGAAATTGAAAGTAGGTTTTAAACAAATTTATGGAGATAGTGTTTATAGCTTTTTGTTTGATTATAAAATGGAATACGCCCGAAAAATGCTAGATTCTGGTTCTTATAATGTTAATGAAGTAGGTTTAAAAGTAGGGTATAGTACTTCGAGTCATTTTATAGCGGCCTTCAAGAAAAAATTTGGAACAACACCAAAAAAATATTTAATGAATTTAAATTTGAATGTTTAG
- the hemH gene encoding ferrochelatase — MKGVLLVNLGSPESPTPKDVKPYLDEFLMDKYVIDVPFLLRALLVRGIILQTRPKKSAAAYKKIWWEEGSPLIVLSKRMKEKVEKDVSVPVSLAMRYGNPSIEFGLQELSDKGVTEVLLFPLYPQHAMASTVTILVLAEELRKKKFPHMSFTIVPAFYNQKDYVRDLSNSIKKHLEGFDYDHLLFSYHGIPERHIRKTDVTKGHCKIDGSCCNIPSPAHEFCYRHQCYETTKQVVEFLGIEEGKYSQTFQSRLAGDKWLTPYTDVEINKMPEKGIKKLAVVTPAFVADCLETLEEIAMEANHEFKAHGGEEFRAIPCLNDDDDWCKTLSRWIDQWAFQNEEQKA, encoded by the coding sequence ATGAAAGGAGTATTATTAGTAAACTTAGGTTCACCAGAAAGTCCAACACCTAAAGATGTAAAGCCTTATTTAGATGAGTTCTTAATGGATAAATATGTAATTGACGTTCCGTTTTTATTACGAGCTTTATTAGTAAGAGGAATTATTCTTCAAACAAGACCTAAAAAATCTGCAGCTGCATACAAAAAAATCTGGTGGGAAGAAGGTTCTCCGTTAATAGTTCTTTCAAAAAGGATGAAAGAAAAAGTAGAGAAAGATGTTAGCGTTCCTGTTTCTTTAGCCATGCGTTATGGAAATCCAAGTATAGAATTTGGATTACAAGAATTGAGTGATAAAGGAGTAACAGAAGTATTATTGTTTCCACTATATCCGCAACATGCAATGGCTTCAACGGTAACAATTTTAGTTTTGGCGGAAGAATTGCGTAAGAAGAAGTTTCCACACATGAGTTTTACGATTGTTCCTGCATTTTATAATCAAAAAGATTATGTTAGGGATTTATCAAACTCCATTAAAAAACATTTAGAAGGCTTTGATTATGATCATTTATTATTCTCATATCATGGAATTCCAGAACGTCATATAAGAAAAACAGACGTAACAAAAGGTCATTGTAAAATTGACGGAAGTTGTTGTAATATACCTTCTCCAGCTCACGAATTTTGTTATCGTCACCAATGTTATGAAACGACAAAACAAGTAGTTGAATTTTTAGGAATTGAAGAAGGAAAATACAGTCAAACTTTTCAATCACGTTTAGCAGGAGATAAATGGTTAACGCCATATACTGATGTTGAGATTAATAAAATGCCAGAAAAAGGGATTAAGAAGTTAGCAGTGGTTACACCAGCATTCGTTGCAGATTGTTTAGAAACATTGGAAGAAATAGCTATGGAAGCAAATCATGAATTTAAAGCTCATGGTGGAGAAGAGTTTAGAGCAATTCCTTGTTTAAATGATGATGATGATTGGTGTAAAACGTTGAGCCGTTGGATTGATCAATGGGCTTTTCAAAATGAAGAACAAAAAGCATAA
- a CDS encoding MATE family efflux transporter: MAVSSKELGSLDIKKLLIKQSVPASIGILFMSINILIDTIFVGQWIGSLAIAAVSVVLPITFLISSLGMALGIGGSSIISRALGAEDKEKALLTFGNQLMMTILLAVLSVVVGLFYSDEVLLLFGANGAIKEPAKEFFMPVLYGVPFLALSMMGNTVIRAEGKPKFAMMAMIIPAFSNIILDIIFIKFLNLGMFGAALATSISYFMCFAFILWFFIYRSELKPQLKHFLLQQKVVSEISSLGFVTFARQGVVAILSIILNHTLFTYGGEDSVAIYGIISRMLMFALFPILGVTQGFLPIAGYNYGAKLYARVNESITTSIKWAAFLATIIFVVILVFASSIVTIFTTDAKIIAETPNALRIIFAASPIIAIQLIGAAYFQAAGKAIPALLLTLTKQGFFLIPLVLVLPNYYGIFGVWISFPIADILATLVTAFFLRREMKRELV; this comes from the coding sequence ATGGCAGTTTCTTCTAAAGAATTAGGATCATTAGATATAAAAAAATTATTGATTAAACAATCGGTACCCGCTTCTATAGGTATTTTGTTTATGTCAATTAACATACTAATAGACACTATCTTTGTAGGACAGTGGATTGGTTCATTGGCAATAGCAGCTGTTTCAGTGGTATTGCCAATTACTTTTTTAATATCCTCCTTAGGAATGGCCTTAGGTATTGGAGGAAGTTCAATTATTTCAAGAGCATTAGGAGCGGAAGACAAAGAAAAAGCACTCTTAACGTTTGGAAATCAGTTAATGATGACGATTTTACTTGCTGTACTATCTGTTGTTGTTGGTTTGTTTTACTCGGATGAGGTTTTGTTGCTCTTTGGAGCAAACGGAGCAATTAAAGAACCCGCTAAGGAATTTTTTATGCCTGTTTTATATGGAGTGCCTTTTTTAGCACTTAGTATGATGGGTAATACAGTAATTAGAGCAGAAGGGAAGCCAAAGTTTGCCATGATGGCTATGATTATTCCTGCTTTTAGTAATATTATATTAGATATTATTTTTATAAAATTTCTAAATTTAGGTATGTTTGGAGCAGCTCTAGCTACTTCAATTTCTTATTTTATGTGCTTTGCTTTCATTCTTTGGTTCTTTATTTATAGAAGTGAATTGAAACCGCAGTTGAAGCATTTTTTATTGCAACAAAAAGTAGTGTCTGAAATTTCTTCTTTAGGTTTTGTAACCTTTGCAAGACAAGGAGTTGTCGCAATTTTATCAATAATCTTAAATCATACCTTATTTACCTATGGTGGAGAAGATTCTGTTGCAATCTATGGAATTATAAGTAGAATGCTAATGTTTGCATTGTTTCCAATTCTAGGAGTAACACAAGGGTTTTTGCCAATTGCAGGTTATAATTATGGTGCAAAATTATATGCACGTGTAAATGAGTCTATCACAACATCAATAAAGTGGGCTGCGTTTTTAGCAACAATAATTTTTGTAGTTATCTTAGTATTTGCGAGCTCTATCGTAACGATATTTACTACAGACGCAAAAATAATTGCTGAAACACCAAATGCATTACGAATTATATTTGCAGCATCTCCAATTATTGCCATACAACTAATCGGTGCGGCCTATTTTCAAGCAGCAGGAAAAGCAATTCCAGCATTACTATTAACACTTACTAAACAAGGGTTTTTCTTAATTCCTTTAGTACTTGTTTTACCAAATTATTATGGTATTTTTGGAGTATGGATTTCTTTTCCAATTGCAGATATTTTGGCAACATTAGTAACAGCATTCTTTTTAAGAAGGGAAATGAAGCGGGAATTAGTTTAA
- a CDS encoding CopD family protein encodes MEYNYIKSLHLIFVITWFAGLFYIVRLFVYHAEAKLKEQPEQDILIKQYQLMQYRLWYIITWPSAVLASLFAFYLLYLNPNWLTQSWMHVKLAFVLLLYIYHLKCHQIFKQLQNDEVKHSSNFFRIWNEGATIILFAVVFLVILKSAINWIFGVVGIITFSVLIMLGFKFYKRIREKNKE; translated from the coding sequence ATGGAATATAATTATATAAAATCACTTCATCTAATTTTTGTTATAACATGGTTCGCTGGGCTTTTTTATATTGTTCGTCTGTTTGTTTATCATGCAGAAGCAAAATTGAAGGAACAACCAGAACAAGATATTTTAATAAAACAATATCAATTAATGCAATATAGATTGTGGTATATAATTACTTGGCCAAGCGCTGTATTAGCTAGTTTATTTGCTTTTTACTTATTATACTTAAATCCTAATTGGTTAACGCAATCATGGATGCATGTTAAATTGGCATTTGTTTTGCTACTCTACATTTATCATTTAAAATGTCATCAAATATTTAAACAGTTGCAAAATGATGAGGTAAAGCATAGTTCCAACTTTTTTAGAATTTGGAATGAAGGTGCAACAATTATTTTATTTGCAGTGGTTTTTTTAGTAATTTTAAAAAGTGCAATAAATTGGATTTTTGGTGTAGTCGGTATTATTACTTTTTCTGTTTTGATAATGCTAGGATTTAAATTTTACAAACGAATTAGAGAAAAAAATAAAGAATAG
- a CDS encoding sensor histidine kinase, with amino-acid sequence MIFLTLIASILIALVSYYQFKKEAREYHQDRLERKENAIIENINYVLNNTTYLLTTENIQFIFKDKIHELADIHSLEINFFNLNGNLLISSKPVFKMDSIKPKINSSTLKILRGTIEKRYVEFTKIDGLPYRTSYSYIKDNKFKPLAILSLPYEEDTEFYDNEIRNFLIRFSQVYFLMFLIAIFLSYFLSSYITKSLKIISDKIQETNFNQLNQKIELEEGSREINLLIESYNNMVDKLEDSATKLAQSEREQAWREMAKQVAHEIKNPLTPMRLTVQSFQRRFDENDPKIKEKLDDFSKTLIQQIDTMSSVASAFSNFASMPAQQNETLNVVKIVQLALEIFNEDFIEYSFIDEEIIARLDRTQLIRVITNLVKNAIQSLPEEQENKSVLVRIFKEDNEVKIEVKDNGKGVSEQNKARIFEPKFTTKSSGMGLGLAIIKKIIENYNGRITFESKEGVGTTFLVCFPITS; translated from the coding sequence ATGATATTCTTAACCCTAATTGCGTCTATTTTAATTGCATTGGTATCCTATTATCAATTTAAAAAAGAGGCAAGAGAATACCATCAAGACAGATTAGAACGTAAAGAAAACGCAATTATTGAGAATATTAATTATGTTTTAAATAATACAACCTATTTGTTAACTACAGAAAATATTCAATTTATATTTAAAGATAAAATTCACGAATTAGCCGATATTCATAGTTTAGAAATTAACTTTTTTAACCTAAATGGAAATTTATTAATATCATCCAAACCTGTTTTTAAAATGGATAGTATTAAACCGAAAATTAATTCTTCTACTTTAAAAATATTAAGAGGAACAATTGAGAAAAGGTATGTTGAATTCACAAAAATTGACGGACTACCATATCGAACTTCCTATAGTTATATTAAAGACAATAAGTTTAAACCATTAGCTATTTTAAGTCTTCCTTATGAAGAAGATACGGAGTTTTATGATAATGAAATTAGAAACTTCCTAATTCGATTTAGTCAGGTATATTTCTTGATGTTTTTAATTGCTATTTTCCTGTCTTACTTTTTATCAAGTTATATTACAAAATCATTAAAAATAATTTCAGATAAAATTCAAGAAACCAATTTCAATCAATTAAACCAAAAAATTGAATTAGAAGAAGGTAGTAGAGAAATTAATCTTTTGATAGAATCATATAACAATATGGTTGATAAATTAGAAGATAGTGCTACAAAATTAGCACAAAGTGAAAGAGAGCAGGCTTGGAGAGAAATGGCAAAACAAGTAGCACATGAAATTAAAAATCCATTAACACCAATGCGATTAACGGTGCAAAGTTTTCAAAGACGTTTTGACGAAAATGACCCTAAGATTAAAGAAAAACTAGATGACTTCTCTAAAACTTTAATACAACAAATCGATACGATGAGTTCTGTGGCAAGTGCTTTTTCAAATTTTGCTTCTATGCCGGCACAACAAAATGAAACATTAAATGTTGTTAAAATTGTGCAACTAGCATTAGAAATTTTTAATGAAGATTTTATTGAGTATTCTTTTATAGATGAAGAAATAATTGCCCGTTTAGATAGGACTCAGTTAATTAGAGTAATAACGAATTTAGTTAAAAATGCAATACAATCTTTGCCAGAAGAACAAGAAAATAAATCGGTTTTAGTTCGTATTTTTAAAGAAGACAACGAAGTTAAAATAGAAGTAAAAGACAACGGTAAAGGAGTTTCTGAACAAAACAAAGCAAGAATTTTCGAACCAAAATTTACCACTAAATCAAGTGGAATGGGGTTAGGGCTAGCTATCATTAAAAAAATAATTGAAAACTATAACGGAAGAATAACATTTGAAAGTAAAGAAGGAGTAGGTACAACTTTCCTTGTGTGCTTTCCGATAACATCATAA